In a single window of the Acyrthosiphon pisum isolate AL4f chromosome X, pea_aphid_22Mar2018_4r6ur, whole genome shotgun sequence genome:
- the LOC103307981 gene encoding uncharacterized protein LOC103307981 produces MPRKPRNIKVARLNETFPRYKLSRRVPKQLSRVRSHKLELKVGVPVLLMRNLDAPRLCNGTRLRVTELGRHIVKARVLIGEAKGANVIIPRILIKPNNLPFNFKRLQFPLKVAFSMTINKSQGQTLNVAGIHLGTPCFSHGQLYVACSRVSKAKNLHVYAEGWSISCTVYVWIGLP; encoded by the exons ATGCCACGAAAGC CACGAAATATAAAAGTTGCTAGATTAAACGAGACGTTTCCACGCTACAAGTTATCCCGTAGAGTTCCTAAACAGTTGTCTAGGGTGCGATCACACAAACTAGAATTAAAGGTAGGTGTACCAGTTTTGTTAATGCGTAACCTGGATGCGCCAAGATTATGCAACGGTACTCGGTTGCGAGTTACCGAACTAGGAAGGCACATTGTAAAGGCCAGAGTATTAATTGGAGAAGCAAAGGGAGCCAATGTCATTATACCGCGCATACTAATTAAACCCAACAACTTGCCATTCAATTTCAAACGCCTACAGTTCCCATTAAAAGTAGCATTTTCAATGACGATCAACAAATCACAGGGTCAAACATTGAATGTAGCAGGCATACATTTGGGAACGCCATGTTTTTCACATGGTCAGCTATATGTAGCTTGCTCACGTGTTTCAAAAGCAAAAAATCTGCATGTTTATGCAGAAG GATGGTCAATAAGTTGTACTGTTTATGTTTGGATTGGATTACCATag